Proteins encoded within one genomic window of Armatimonadota bacterium:
- the mfd gene encoding transcription-repair coupling factor: MRLSDLARQIAEHPPLHTTLADRDRTRTWESICVEARPLLLAASWHLHPRTVLVVTNNYDRALRWQARLGLAGVPEDQIRLLPSGLSVLFEDAAPETVALSDRIGALKFLIGGTPGFVIATPQAALERTLPRDVLADAFIEIDQGDQLSQEELLDRLVRLGYERQEPVRLPGTFSQRGGIVDLFPMGFERPIRLEFWGDEVESLREFDANSQRSIQKIDSLSIAPSRETMLPTDGGEFREMLERSVLVEGSRLSKEASQRLDEEIGADADALEHRQFFDRLDLYRPLIHPESSCAMDLLGEAGDLVLDEPLELEATIARQEEEFGMSLAARHERGEILSATVGDYILPPEHFGGAERCLKLTSMNALPAWLPAGSTADLGCESLSSYHGQPQAMTEALKGWLKSGVFVGIATDQPTRAAAVLSQVEVFPGIHEGTKLEAGAYFVEGNPAGGFIAPGAKIALLTDHELFGVGRLKLPQRKFRDGIPIATVLDLTPGDFIVHINFGIGVYRGLIKREQNGIEREYLFIEYRQPDKLYVPADQLDRVQKYLAAEDKPPKINRLSGADWHKTVARAREEARDFARELIALYAKRKESRRPACGPDTPWQSEMEATFPWSETVSQHEAIVDTKRDLEGEFPMDRLVCGDVGFGKTEVAIRAAFKVVQENRQVAVLCPTTILSEQHFRTFNERLAAFPTRIDLLNRFRSTAERRETLRGLADGSVDIVIGTHALLSSDVKFKKLGMAVIDEEQKFGVKHKELLMRMRVDVDVLSLSATPIPRTLSMALMHIRQMSVINDPPPGRLPIRTFVRPFATEVIREAILRELARGGQVYYVYNRVQGIQHVAQKLRKLIPTAKIAVGHGQMREGEIEPVMLGFLSGEVDILVSTSIVENGLDISNANTLIVENADVFGLSQLYQLRGRVGRSDRQAYAYMLYQGNKTMSENAMSRLQALQEFNQLGSGYSLAFRDLQIRGAGEILGAKQSGHMSTVGFELYSQLIDSEVKYLTAVADGEPPHTISDPLEGLEPLPTVDLPVTALIPSSYIEDEGQRLYYYKQIMSARSVDSLRDAGREIEDRYGHVPNPVSNALSITHLRLDCRKLRIDMIAGDDERIVVHLDLEETSAPRLMSLMQDRNSAATLHLDRLAWPYEGDPLDACRSLLDHLDRASRQIERERLAASEITG; encoded by the coding sequence ATGCGCCTGTCAGATCTAGCGCGGCAGATCGCCGAGCATCCGCCGCTACATACCACCCTCGCCGACCGCGACCGGACCAGGACATGGGAGTCCATCTGTGTCGAGGCGCGCCCCCTATTGCTTGCCGCTTCTTGGCATCTCCATCCCCGAACCGTGCTCGTGGTGACGAACAACTACGATCGCGCGCTGCGCTGGCAGGCGAGGCTGGGGCTGGCGGGCGTACCAGAGGATCAGATCAGACTGCTCCCGAGCGGTCTCAGCGTCCTGTTCGAGGATGCCGCGCCGGAGACCGTCGCGCTCAGCGACCGCATCGGCGCGCTCAAGTTCTTGATCGGCGGGACGCCGGGGTTCGTCATCGCGACGCCGCAAGCCGCGCTCGAACGAACCCTGCCAAGAGACGTGCTCGCCGACGCGTTCATCGAGATCGATCAAGGCGACCAACTGTCGCAGGAGGAGTTGTTGGACCGGCTTGTTCGGCTCGGATACGAGCGGCAGGAGCCGGTTCGGCTTCCAGGCACGTTCTCCCAAAGAGGCGGCATCGTCGACCTCTTCCCGATGGGTTTCGAGCGGCCGATCAGACTGGAGTTCTGGGGAGACGAGGTCGAGAGCCTGCGCGAGTTCGACGCCAACTCGCAGCGCTCGATCCAGAAGATCGACTCGCTCTCGATCGCGCCGAGCCGCGAGACGATGCTTCCGACAGACGGCGGCGAATTCCGAGAGATGCTTGAGCGGTCGGTTCTTGTCGAGGGCTCGCGACTGTCCAAGGAGGCGAGCCAGCGGCTTGACGAGGAGATTGGAGCAGATGCAGACGCCTTGGAGCACCGGCAGTTCTTCGATCGACTCGACCTGTACCGCCCGCTCATCCACCCCGAATCGAGCTGCGCGATGGATCTGCTCGGTGAAGCCGGGGATCTGGTTCTGGATGAACCGCTCGAGCTGGAGGCGACCATCGCCAGGCAAGAGGAGGAGTTTGGTATGTCGCTAGCCGCGCGACACGAGCGCGGCGAGATTCTGAGCGCGACGGTCGGCGACTACATACTTCCGCCGGAGCACTTTGGCGGCGCTGAGCGGTGTCTCAAACTAACCTCGATGAACGCCCTGCCTGCGTGGCTGCCCGCAGGCTCGACTGCGGACCTGGGCTGCGAATCGCTTTCCTCGTATCACGGCCAGCCGCAAGCGATGACGGAAGCGCTGAAGGGGTGGTTGAAGTCCGGCGTTTTCGTCGGGATCGCGACCGATCAGCCGACGCGGGCCGCCGCCGTGCTGTCTCAGGTCGAGGTCTTCCCCGGCATTCATGAAGGGACGAAGCTTGAAGCAGGCGCCTACTTCGTAGAAGGCAATCCAGCAGGCGGATTCATCGCGCCGGGAGCGAAGATCGCGCTGCTGACCGACCACGAGCTGTTCGGGGTCGGACGGCTCAAGCTGCCGCAGCGGAAGTTCCGGGACGGGATTCCGATCGCGACGGTGCTCGACCTGACTCCGGGCGATTTCATCGTCCACATCAACTTTGGGATCGGCGTGTATCGCGGACTCATCAAGCGCGAGCAGAACGGCATCGAACGCGAGTACCTGTTCATCGAGTACCGCCAGCCGGACAAGCTGTACGTGCCTGCGGACCAACTGGATCGCGTCCAGAAGTACCTCGCCGCAGAGGACAAGCCGCCCAAGATCAATCGTCTGAGCGGCGCGGACTGGCACAAGACCGTCGCGCGAGCAAGGGAAGAGGCGAGGGATTTTGCGCGAGAGCTGATCGCTTTGTACGCAAAGCGCAAGGAGTCGAGGAGGCCTGCCTGCGGGCCCGACACACCGTGGCAGAGCGAGATGGAGGCGACGTTCCCCTGGTCGGAGACCGTTAGCCAGCACGAAGCGATCGTCGATACCAAGCGCGACCTGGAGGGCGAGTTCCCGATGGACCGCCTGGTGTGCGGAGACGTCGGATTCGGCAAGACCGAGGTCGCGATCAGGGCGGCGTTCAAAGTCGTGCAGGAGAATCGGCAAGTCGCGGTTCTCTGCCCGACGACGATCCTCAGCGAGCAGCATTTTCGGACGTTCAACGAGCGTCTGGCGGCGTTCCCGACGCGCATCGACCTGCTGAACCGCTTTCGATCTACGGCTGAAAGGCGAGAAACCCTGCGGGGGCTGGCCGACGGCTCCGTCGATATCGTGATCGGGACGCACGCGCTGCTGTCGAGCGACGTGAAGTTCAAGAAGCTCGGCATGGCGGTCATCGACGAGGAGCAGAAGTTCGGCGTGAAGCACAAGGAGTTGCTGATGCGAATGCGCGTCGACGTCGACGTGCTGAGCCTCTCCGCGACGCCGATCCCGCGAACGCTTAGCATGGCGCTGATGCACATTCGGCAGATGAGCGTCATCAACGATCCGCCGCCTGGGAGGCTGCCGATTAGAACGTTCGTCCGGCCTTTCGCAACCGAGGTCATAAGAGAAGCGATCTTGCGCGAACTGGCGAGGGGCGGACAGGTGTACTACGTCTACAACAGAGTGCAAGGGATACAGCACGTCGCCCAGAAGCTCCGCAAGCTCATCCCGACCGCCAAGATCGCGGTCGGCCACGGACAGATGAGGGAGGGCGAGATCGAGCCGGTCATGCTCGGGTTCCTGTCCGGCGAGGTCGATATCCTCGTCAGCACGTCGATCGTCGAGAACGGCCTGGACATCTCCAACGCGAACACCTTGATCGTTGAAAACGCCGACGTGTTCGGCCTCTCGCAGCTTTACCAACTTCGCGGGAGGGTCGGTCGAAGCGACCGGCAGGCCTACGCTTATATGCTGTACCAGGGCAACAAGACGATGTCCGAGAACGCCATGTCGAGGCTCCAGGCGCTGCAAGAGTTCAACCAGCTCGGCAGCGGATACTCGCTCGCGTTCCGGGATTTGCAAATCCGCGGTGCAGGCGAAATCCTTGGTGCCAAACAGAGCGGGCATATGTCGACCGTCGGCTTCGAACTGTACTCGCAACTGATCGACAGCGAGGTGAAGTATCTGACGGCGGTCGCCGACGGCGAGCCGCCGCACACCATCAGCGACCCGCTCGAAGGCCTCGAGCCGCTTCCCACCGTCGACCTGCCGGTGACCGCGCTCATCCCAAGCTCGTATATCGAGGATGAAGGGCAGCGCCTCTATTATTACAAGCAGATCATGAGCGCGCGGAGCGTTGATTCGCTAAGGGACGCCGGTCGTGAAATCGAGGATCGATACGGCCATGTTCCGAATCCGGTCAGCAACGCGCTCTCGATCACGCATCTGCGACTAGACTGCCGAAAGTTGAGGATCGATATGATCGCGGGAGATGACGAGAGGATCGTTGTGCACCTGGACTTGGAGGAGACCAGCGCGCCAAGGTTGATGTCGCTGATGCAAGATCGAAACTCGGCGGCGACACTCCACCTGGACCGCCTTGCCTGGCCGTACGAGGGCGACCCGCTCGACGCCTGCCGCAGCCTGCTGGATCACTTGGACAGGGCGAGCCGACAGATTGAGAGGGAGCGGCTGGCAGCGAGCGAAATTACGGGCTAG
- a CDS encoding type II secretion system protein translates to MRESYARKVSAFTIIELLVVMAIIAILYTMLTPVIRAVKASAHQSVASRGMAQLQMATTLYLIDHDDRYPQAMYLTREGRLMSWFGEYTGDGNFDLESGILSAYRGDTILTDSTHTGLPYLGDMSGFGYNWGFIGSDFHITQNYSRWPVCTGMASSSQLENPSGTVIYATSSFYYASWLPEGDDVTYDFGFVDPPDFWYGNPNVDFRHVGRRRPDPENEVVPSDGRAIFVFADGSVKTMTEEMVKPEHFRRGTYTR, encoded by the coding sequence ATGCGAGAGTCGTATGCCAGGAAGGTGAGCGCTTTCACGATCATCGAGCTTTTGGTCGTGATGGCGATCATCGCGATCCTGTACACGATGCTGACTCCCGTCATCCGGGCGGTCAAGGCGTCAGCGCACCAATCGGTTGCGTCGAGGGGCATGGCACAGCTCCAGATGGCGACTACCCTCTATCTGATCGATCACGACGACCGGTACCCACAGGCGATGTATCTGACAAGGGAGGGTCGGCTGATGTCGTGGTTCGGCGAGTACACAGGCGACGGAAATTTCGATCTCGAAAGCGGCATCCTGTCCGCCTATCGCGGAGACACGATACTGACGGACAGCACACACACAGGACTTCCGTATCTCGGCGACATGTCCGGCTTCGGCTATAACTGGGGCTTCATCGGCAGCGACTTTCACATTACTCAGAACTACTCGCGGTGGCCGGTCTGCACCGGCATGGCGAGCAGCAGCCAACTGGAGAATCCGAGCGGCACGGTCATTTACGCCACCAGTTCGTTCTACTACGCTTCTTGGCTTCCCGAAGGGGACGACGTCACGTACGACTTCGGATTCGTCGATCCTCCCGACTTCTGGTATGGAAACCCGAACGTAGACTTTCGGCACGTTGGCCGCAGGAGGCCGGATCCCGAGAACGAAGTGGTGCCCTCCGACGGTAGGGCGATCTTCGTCTTCGCCGACGGCAGCGTGAAAACGATGACGGAAGAGATGGTGAAGCCAGAGCACTTTCGGCGCGGGACTTACACTCGCTAG
- a CDS encoding DUF1844 domain-containing protein gives MADATSDQPPAEPVNVYAIIMLWLDQMAAIAWQKMGLQPDLATGQIAKDLKQAKTAIDVAAGLAAFLEPELDQSDKRRIHNLVTDLRMNYVQQSDSGGDDA, from the coding sequence ATGGCCGACGCGACCTCAGACCAACCACCTGCAGAGCCGGTGAACGTTTACGCGATCATCATGCTGTGGCTAGATCAGATGGCCGCCATCGCCTGGCAGAAGATGGGCTTGCAGCCGGATTTGGCGACTGGCCAGATCGCAAAGGACCTCAAGCAGGCCAAGACCGCCATCGACGTCGCAGCGGGGCTTGCTGCGTTCCTCGAGCCCGAGCTGGATCAGAGCGACAAGCGGCGGATCCACAACTTGGTCACCGACCTCAGAATGAATTACGTTCAGCAGAGCGATTCGGGCGGTGACGACGCATGA
- the sucC gene encoding ADP-forming succinate--CoA ligase subunit beta codes for MKLHEYQSKDLMASYGVPVPKGEATSDWQDVQRIADDLGGKVVVKAQVLMGGRGKAGGVKLFDNSGAAAAFAKELIGKRLVSVQNPTGLVVEQVLVVEQVDIAEEYYLSVLLDRSEQKLVVMVSKEGGMDIEEIAATKPETIVKVLVDPAWGVFDFELRAAVKAANIPSKAHRQLVPMIKALVRLYQETDADLVEINPVALTTDGKLLAADAKVSIDDSALFRHEGYSEQADDALEDELEAEAARRGIAYVRLGGDIGVIGNGAGLVMCSLDEVTAAGGRPANFLDVGGGAKAERVKQCVDLVLTDKNVKGLLINIFGGITRCDEVAKGIVSAFDGLDVTIPVVARIEGTAAEEGLKILEGSQIIAAQTMQEAAEKVVAASYA; via the coding sequence ATGAAGCTGCACGAGTACCAGTCGAAGGATCTGATGGCGAGCTACGGCGTGCCCGTACCGAAGGGTGAGGCCACTAGCGACTGGCAAGACGTACAACGCATCGCGGACGATCTGGGTGGGAAGGTCGTCGTCAAGGCGCAGGTTCTCATGGGGGGCCGCGGGAAGGCCGGGGGCGTCAAGCTGTTCGACAACTCCGGCGCCGCCGCAGCATTCGCAAAGGAGCTGATCGGCAAGAGGCTCGTCAGCGTCCAGAATCCGACCGGTCTGGTGGTCGAGCAGGTCCTTGTCGTCGAGCAGGTGGACATCGCCGAGGAGTACTACCTGAGCGTCCTGCTGGATCGATCAGAGCAGAAGCTGGTCGTCATGGTCAGCAAAGAGGGCGGGATGGACATCGAGGAGATCGCGGCGACGAAACCCGAGACGATCGTCAAGGTGCTTGTCGATCCGGCCTGGGGCGTGTTCGATTTCGAACTTCGCGCGGCGGTCAAGGCGGCCAACATCCCATCGAAAGCACACCGGCAACTAGTGCCGATGATCAAGGCGCTGGTGCGGCTGTACCAAGAGACCGACGCTGACTTGGTTGAGATCAACCCCGTAGCGCTGACGACGGACGGAAAATTGTTGGCGGCTGACGCAAAGGTATCCATCGACGACAGCGCCCTATTTCGCCACGAGGGGTACAGCGAGCAGGCGGACGACGCTCTGGAAGACGAGCTAGAGGCCGAGGCGGCTCGCCGAGGCATCGCCTATGTGCGGCTCGGTGGGGACATCGGAGTCATCGGCAACGGCGCCGGGCTGGTGATGTGCTCGCTGGACGAAGTGACCGCGGCGGGCGGACGGCCCGCCAACTTCCTGGACGTCGGCGGTGGTGCGAAGGCAGAGCGCGTCAAGCAGTGCGTGGACCTCGTTCTAACCGACAAGAACGTGAAGGGGCTGTTGATCAACATCTTCGGCGGTATCACTCGGTGCGACGAAGTCGCGAAGGGGATCGTCTCAGCGTTCGACGGGCTGGACGTCACGATTCCCGTCGTCGCGCGGATCGAGGGGACCGCGGCGGAAGAGGGGCTGAAGATTCTTGAGGGCTCTCAGATCATTGCCGCGCAGACGATGCAGGAAGCTGCCGAGAAGGTCGTTGCGGCCTCGTATGCGTAG
- the trxB gene encoding thioredoxin-disulfide reductase, whose amino-acid sequence MAHNVIIIGSGPAGYTAALYASRADLKPLLFTGEEPGGQLMITTDVENYPGFPDGLLGPEMMELFKKQAERFGTDVRNQHVTKVDLSERPFKVWVGDEVHEAKTIIISTGASANWLGLESEQAFGGYGVSACATCDGFFFRGKEVIVVGGGDTAMEEAHYLTKHASKVSVVHRRDQFRASKIMQQRIFDHPQIDVLWNTALDEVLGETEPHKKVTGVKLRDTKNGGVREMPIDGVFIAIGHTPNSSLFKGVLDMDAQGYLTVASGSTKTKVAGVFASGDVTDRTYRQAVTAAGTGCMAAMDAERFLESAE is encoded by the coding sequence ATGGCACACAACGTCATCATCATCGGGTCCGGCCCGGCTGGCTACACTGCGGCGCTCTACGCCTCACGGGCTGATCTCAAGCCTTTGCTCTTCACTGGAGAAGAGCCTGGCGGGCAACTCATGATCACGACAGATGTCGAAAACTACCCGGGGTTTCCAGATGGTCTCTTGGGCCCGGAGATGATGGAGCTGTTCAAGAAGCAGGCGGAGCGGTTCGGGACCGATGTTCGGAACCAGCATGTTACAAAAGTGGATTTGAGCGAGAGGCCGTTCAAAGTTTGGGTTGGTGACGAAGTACACGAAGCCAAGACGATCATCATTTCAACCGGTGCGAGCGCGAATTGGCTTGGGCTCGAGAGCGAGCAGGCGTTCGGTGGCTACGGAGTCAGCGCGTGCGCGACTTGCGACGGGTTCTTCTTTCGCGGCAAGGAAGTGATCGTGGTCGGCGGCGGCGATACCGCGATGGAAGAGGCCCACTATCTGACGAAGCACGCGAGCAAGGTCAGCGTCGTGCACCGGCGTGATCAGTTTCGTGCCAGCAAGATCATGCAGCAGCGCATATTCGACCATCCGCAGATCGACGTGCTCTGGAACACTGCTCTGGACGAGGTGCTTGGCGAGACAGAGCCGCACAAGAAGGTGACTGGGGTCAAGCTGCGCGATACGAAGAATGGAGGAGTCCGCGAAATGCCGATCGACGGCGTGTTCATCGCGATCGGGCACACTCCGAACAGCTCGCTATTCAAGGGTGTGCTCGACATGGACGCGCAGGGCTACCTCACCGTAGCGTCAGGATCGACGAAGACGAAGGTTGCAGGCGTGTTCGCTTCCGGCGACGTGACTGATCGAACGTACCGTCAGGCCGTAACGGCTGCCGGCACCGGCTGCATGGCCGCGATGGACGCAGAGCGGTTCCTTGAGTCTGCCGAATAA
- the fliM gene encoding flagellar motor switch protein FliM: MSEILSQAEIEALLTSLSSDEDAAEPGAAPADSGTPAGSGKSTPSVVLSPSIASMTYEVYDFRRPDKFSKEQLRTLQMLHETFGRLAGNGLSSYLRDTVFIDLISLEQVPYEEYLRSINQSVFTITSLPPLSGQAVLELEFSLVFSMIDKLLGGPGKTIDRSILTDIEIPLVRQIIERLYGALKTAWEGVVIVNPGIEGIETSAQFVQIAPPTDIVVSILFEVRIGDIRGAMSLCIPYMVLKPITTKLSAQKWFATSQKRSSSGHRRQLLGHVRQATVECSIDLGHAELTIADLVRLRPGDVLKLNQKSEQDLSFLVSNTPKFVGKPALEGKNVVFTITGAHE; the protein is encoded by the coding sequence TTGTCGGAAATCCTGTCGCAAGCAGAAATAGAAGCGTTGCTCACGTCGCTGAGCAGCGACGAGGATGCCGCTGAACCGGGTGCTGCCCCGGCGGATTCCGGGACGCCAGCAGGGTCTGGGAAGAGTACTCCGTCAGTCGTTCTCAGCCCCAGCATCGCATCGATGACCTACGAAGTCTACGACTTCCGTCGGCCGGACAAGTTCAGCAAGGAGCAGCTTCGCACATTGCAGATGCTGCATGAAACGTTCGGCAGGCTAGCAGGCAACGGGCTTTCGTCATACTTGCGCGATACCGTCTTTATCGACTTGATCTCGCTTGAACAGGTGCCGTACGAGGAGTACCTGCGCAGCATCAATCAATCGGTGTTCACGATCACGTCCCTACCCCCGCTGTCCGGTCAGGCAGTGCTTGAGCTTGAGTTTTCGCTCGTGTTCTCGATGATCGACAAGCTGCTTGGCGGGCCTGGCAAGACGATAGATCGAAGCATCTTGACTGACATTGAAATCCCGCTCGTGCGACAGATCATTGAGCGGCTGTACGGAGCGCTGAAGACTGCTTGGGAAGGGGTCGTCATCGTAAACCCAGGAATCGAGGGGATTGAGACGAGCGCACAGTTCGTTCAGATCGCGCCACCGACCGACATCGTGGTATCCATCCTCTTCGAAGTACGCATTGGCGACATCCGGGGGGCGATGAGTCTGTGCATCCCGTACATGGTGCTCAAGCCGATCACGACGAAGCTGAGCGCTCAAAAGTGGTTTGCCACAAGCCAGAAGCGATCTTCGAGCGGGCATAGGCGGCAGTTGCTTGGCCATGTCCGCCAGGCAACCGTGGAGTGCTCCATCGATTTGGGACATGCGGAACTGACGATCGCTGACCTCGTACGGCTGCGGCCTGGGGATGTCCTAAAGCTGAATCAAAAGAGTGAGCAGGACCTTAGTTTTCTAGTTAGCAACACGCCGAAGTTCGTCGGTAAACCGGCGCTCGAGGGCAAAAACGTTGTCTTCACGATCACGGGGGCACACGAGTAA
- the fliN gene encoding flagellar motor switch protein FliN, whose amino-acid sequence MSTIPNEIIERLNGFQNQIWQTVSLTASEAANTGLNFSSPETSCVAVSELYGQISEAALVIQFSFANMPENPQIVLINEETFSQLAGEIRGSKVTEIDDALIDEIRPVLESLVQGICVAIGNLRNDAYVASGMSIRFQMFSFPPSMQEAGELVLTDLTLASDKFSGKARWLIDGTTAHAILGIALEPEGEDEGDVESADDASVSAVDDSSLDILMDIPLQVSVELGRVKMIVKDVIELGAGSIIEIEKSAGEAVDVLVNNRLVARGEVVVIEDNFGVRITEILSPHDRLSAINEVA is encoded by the coding sequence ATGTCAACTATTCCAAATGAAATTATCGAAAGGCTGAACGGATTCCAAAATCAGATTTGGCAGACCGTATCACTGACCGCGAGCGAGGCGGCGAATACTGGACTGAACTTCAGTTCGCCAGAGACGTCCTGCGTCGCGGTTTCGGAATTGTACGGTCAGATTTCGGAAGCAGCCCTGGTCATCCAGTTCTCGTTTGCGAATATGCCGGAGAATCCGCAGATCGTTCTGATCAACGAGGAGACGTTCTCGCAGTTGGCGGGTGAGATCAGGGGCTCCAAGGTCACAGAGATTGACGACGCCCTGATCGATGAAATCCGGCCCGTGCTCGAATCGCTCGTGCAGGGGATCTGCGTGGCAATCGGCAACCTGCGAAACGACGCTTACGTTGCGAGCGGAATGTCGATTCGCTTCCAAATGTTCAGCTTCCCTCCGAGCATGCAGGAAGCCGGAGAGCTCGTCCTCACCGACCTCACGCTTGCATCGGACAAGTTCTCAGGCAAGGCCAGGTGGCTGATCGACGGCACGACCGCCCATGCGATTCTCGGGATTGCCCTTGAGCCCGAAGGTGAGGATGAGGGCGACGTCGAATCGGCCGATGACGCGTCTGTTTCGGCCGTCGACGACTCCAGCCTGGACATTCTGATGGACATACCGCTGCAGGTCAGCGTCGAACTCGGGCGCGTCAAGATGATCGTGAAGGACGTGATCGAACTTGGAGCGGGATCGATCATTGAGATTGAAAAGTCCGCAGGCGAGGCAGTCGATGTGCTCGTCAACAATCGGCTCGTCGCAAGAGGCGAAGTCGTTGTGATCGAGGACAACTTTGGAGTCCGCATCACTGAAATCCTGTCCCCCCATGACCGATTGTCCGCGATCAACGAGGTAGCGTAA